The Corynebacterium glaucum genome includes a region encoding these proteins:
- a CDS encoding 6-phosphofructokinase: MRLATLTSGGDCPGLNAVIRGIVRTANTEFSSTVVGYLDGWVGLMEDRRVDLYDDAYIDSILLRGGTILGTGRLHPDKFKAGIDTIKANLDDAGIDALIAIGGEGTLKGAKWLSDNGIPVVGVPKTIDNDVAATDYTFGFDTAVSVATDAIDRLHTTAESHNRILIVEVMGRHVGWIALHAGMAGGAHYTVIPEEPFDIADICKAMERRFQMGEKYGIIVVAEGAIPKEGTMNAGLGEEDEFGHKTFTGMGQIIADEIKARLGYDVRTTVLGHIQRGGTPTAYDRVLATRYGVHAARAAHEGNFDTCVALHGEDIELVPLETAVAHLKQVPEGRYQTAKSMFG; the protein is encoded by the coding sequence ATGCGATTAGCCACTTTGACATCCGGCGGCGACTGCCCGGGCCTGAATGCTGTGATCCGCGGCATCGTGCGCACGGCCAACACGGAGTTCTCGTCCACAGTGGTGGGCTACCTCGACGGATGGGTCGGTTTGATGGAGGACCGCCGAGTCGACCTTTACGACGATGCCTACATCGACTCCATTCTTCTGCGCGGCGGCACCATCCTAGGCACCGGTCGCCTCCACCCGGACAAGTTCAAAGCGGGTATTGACACGATTAAGGCGAACCTGGACGATGCCGGCATCGACGCGCTGATCGCCATTGGCGGCGAGGGCACGCTCAAGGGCGCGAAGTGGCTCTCTGACAACGGGATCCCGGTCGTCGGTGTGCCAAAGACCATCGATAACGACGTTGCGGCGACCGACTACACCTTCGGTTTTGATACGGCGGTTTCCGTTGCCACTGACGCCATCGACCGCCTCCACACCACCGCGGAATCCCACAACCGCATCCTGATCGTCGAGGTCATGGGCCGTCACGTGGGCTGGATCGCACTGCACGCTGGCATGGCTGGCGGTGCGCACTACACAGTCATCCCGGAAGAGCCGTTCGACATCGCAGACATCTGCAAGGCGATGGAGCGCCGCTTCCAGATGGGCGAGAAGTACGGCATCATAGTGGTGGCTGAGGGCGCGATCCCGAAGGAAGGCACCATGAATGCTGGTTTGGGCGAGGAGGACGAGTTCGGTCACAAGACGTTTACCGGCATGGGCCAGATCATCGCGGATGAAATCAAGGCTCGTCTCGGGTACGACGTGCGAACCACCGTCCTCGGGCACATCCAGCGAGGCGGCACCCCGACTGCGTACGACCGCGTGCTGGCCACCCGCTACGGTGTCCACGCCGCACGCGCCGCGCACGAGGGCAACTTCGACACTTGCGTCGCGCTCCACGGCGAGGACATTGAGCTGGTCCCGCTCGAAACGGCCGTCGCGCATCTCAAGCAGGTCCCGGAGGGCCGTTACCAAACCGCGAAGAGCATGTTCGGCTAA
- a CDS encoding mismatch-specific DNA-glycosylase codes for MHDRNLADARLWVVGINPGGRSEAVDAPFAHPGNRFWPAMYAAGITPYLVDARNGLSVEDSDMLAAQGIGFTNLADRFTAKASELSNDELRRGGEALIRKVEQFQPAGLMVAGIGAFRIAFRRPRASRGLQPDPIGSAEVWVVGNPSGLNAHETVDSLAASYREVYEAVMGDD; via the coding sequence ATGCACGATCGCAATCTCGCGGATGCGCGGTTGTGGGTGGTCGGCATCAACCCGGGCGGGCGTTCAGAGGCCGTCGATGCCCCCTTTGCACACCCCGGCAACCGTTTCTGGCCAGCCATGTACGCAGCGGGCATAACCCCGTATCTTGTGGATGCCCGGAACGGCTTGTCTGTCGAAGATTCCGACATGCTCGCAGCTCAAGGCATCGGATTTACAAACCTTGCCGACCGTTTTACCGCGAAGGCGAGCGAGCTGTCCAACGATGAGCTCCGCCGCGGGGGAGAGGCCCTCATCCGCAAGGTTGAGCAATTCCAACCGGCAGGGCTCATGGTTGCAGGTATTGGAGCTTTTCGGATTGCTTTTCGACGGCCGCGTGCATCCCGTGGTCTCCAACCAGACCCAATCGGATCTGCGGAAGTCTGGGTCGTCGGAAATCCCAGTGGCTTGAATGCCCACGAAACGGTGGACTCACTCGCCGCAAGTTATCGCGAGGTCTACGAAGCCGTAATGGGGGATGATTGA